In Aedes albopictus strain Foshan chromosome 3, AalbF5, whole genome shotgun sequence, the following are encoded in one genomic region:
- the LOC109398879 gene encoding uncharacterized protein LOC109398879, which translates to MNQKAKTIQNVKSAKTIRNVLVQPFKAVWPSVDTEEATNLIKMINELPSAHVVHGTNPVSHLLSQGQACALLITADFHPQILGKQILQMARRNSPQILILAPEGLRWKDKPEKLIGIRETARNQSETTELLKFMVGVIKAKEYDKERVDSTRSKKDHPTEPNPGNAACPRFLQRYLNRPVENKRAFVSPVSQFATKQLACSTKDNDWGEYISFKRARPDPEATKSPKPKKKSKPMAKKAEPKVSESYIPLTVNRVQGNPDRKADKKKKS; encoded by the exons ATGAATCAAAAGGCAAAAACTATTCAGAATGTTAAATCCGCGAAAACTATTCGTAATGTGCTGGTTCAACCATTCAAGGCAGTTTG GCCAAGTGTTGATACCGAAGAGGCGACAAACCTTATCAAAATGATAAATGAACTACCCAG CGCACATGTCGTCCACGGTACAAATCCTGTTTCACATCTCCTGAGTCAAGGTCAAGCTTGTGCACTGCTCATCACAGCCGATTTCCATCCGCAAATCCTGGGAAAGCAAATTCTCCAAATGGCGCGGCGTAATTCCCCGCAGATATTGATCCTCGCACCGGAAGGTCTCAGGTGGAAAGACAAACCGGAAAAGTTAATTGGCATTCGGGAAACTGCCAGAAATCAGTCGGAGACAACCGAACTGTTGAAATTCATGGTTGGCGTTATCAAAGCGAAAGAATACGACAAAGAACGTGTTGATTCAACTCGTAGCAAGAAGGACCATCCAACGGAACCCAATCCAGGAAATGCAGCTTGTCCAAGATTTCTGCAACGCTATCTGAACCGACCGGTTGAGAATAAGCGCGCATTTGTCTCACCGGTTTCCCAGTTTGCCACGAAGCAACTCGCATGTTCTACGAAGGATAATGATTGGGGTGAATACATTTCCTTCAAAAGAGCAAGACCCGATCCGGAAGCGACCAAAAGTCCAAAGCCTAAGAAGAAATCGAAACCCATGGCAAAAAAAGCGGAGCCAAAGGTATCGGAATCGTATATACCCTTGACGGTGAATCGTGTTCAAGGGAATCCCGACAGGAAGGCAGATAAAAAGAAGAAGTCGTGA
- the LOC109429166 gene encoding beta-1,3-glucan-binding protein, with protein sequence MSFLDRKSIIYLVIIAALSAALIAVCIDAYAGSNSEVPRDGPNDIKCEKTSATTASGTLVKKEVFCSGDLIFEDTFDKLNLEKWEHEHTLGGGGNWEFQYYLNSRRNSYVQNGVLYIRPTLLADETGEDFLSTGTLNIHGGSPYDHCTNPAWNGCERVGTANNYLNPVKSARLRTVHSFSFKYGKIEIRAKIPTGDWLWPALWLMPKVNQYGTWPSSGEIDLMEGRGNLDYRSADGTHIGVEQVGSTLHFGPNPSLNGYETSTAAKNAAAGQGFNKDFHRYQLEWTPDFMKFSVDDEQLLLVEGNFWQRGNFDERAPGTPNPWVSGGKMAPFDEEFYIIMNLAVGGTNGYFPDAPATNNEKPKPWSNQSPVAFKDFWLAKDDWLPTWKLNENDSKEASLQVDYVRVWAI encoded by the exons ATGTCTTTCTTAGACAGAAAAAGTATAATATATTTAGTTATCATAGCGGCACTATCAGCCGCATTGATAGCAGTTTGTATCGATGCATACGCAGGATCCAACAGTGAAGTGCCTCGCGATGGGCCGAACGATATAAAGTGTGAAAAAACTTCCGCAACCACGGCCAGTGGCACGTTAGTGAAGAAAGAGGTTTTCTGCTCGGGAGATTTAATTTTCGAAGATACCTTCGATAAGCTGAATTTggaaaaatgggagcatgagcaTACTCTCGGCGGAGGCGGT AACTGGGAATTCCAATACTATCTGAACAGTCGTAGAAATTCGTACGTCCAAAATGGTGTTCTATATATTCGTCCCACATTGTTGGCTGATGAAACTGGAGAAGATTTTCTTTCTACGGGTACATTGAACATTCACGGTGGCAGTCCATATGATCA TTGTACTAATCCAGCATGGAATGGATGCGAAAGAGTAGGAACCGCAAACAATTATTTGAATCCCGTTAAAAGTGCGCGTCTGCGCACAGTACACTCTTTCAGTTTCAAATATGGGAAGATAGAAATCCGTGCCAAAATTCCAACTGGCGATTGGCTCTGGCCTGCCCTGTGGTTAATGCCCAAGGTCAATCAGTATGGTACTTGGCCTTCTTCTGGAGAAATCGACCTAATGGAAGGTCGCGGCAATCTGGACTATCGCAGTGCCGATGGCACCCATATTGGTGTCGAACAAGTGGGCTCAACTTTGCACTTTGGACCGAATCCATCATTGAATGGCTATGAGACATCTACCGCAGCAAAGAATGCAGCCGCTGGGCAAGGCTTCAACAAGGATTTCCACCGCTACCAGCTTGAATGGACGCCAGATTTCATGAAGTTCAGTGTTGACGACGAGCAACTTCTCCTGGTAGAAGGTAACTTTTGGCAGCGAGGTAACTTTGACGAAAGGGCACCAGGGACACCGAATCCTTGGGTCAGTGGAGGAAAGATGGCGCCATTTGACGAAGAATTCTACATCATTATGAACTTGGCTGTTGGTGGTACCAACGGTTATTTCCCAGATGCCCCTGCCACGAATAACGAAAAGCCAAAACCCTGGAGCAATCAATCGCCAGTAGCATTCAAAGATTTTTGGTTAGCGAAAGACGACTGGCTTCCAACATGGAAACTGAACGAAAACGATAGCAAAGAGGCGTCTTTACAAGTAGATTACGTAAGAGTTTGGGCAATATAA